A region from the Fusarium musae strain F31 chromosome 1, whole genome shotgun sequence genome encodes:
- a CDS encoding putative secondary metabolism biosynthetic enzyme (EggNog:ENOG41~antiSMASH:Cluster_1.4~SMCOG1010:NAD-dependent epimerase/dehydratase), whose product MESSKKVLVTGGSGFLGGHVVRQLLNDAETTVAIVSRHPKMPADVADESRVSLHAADLTIHSQIEQVFETFSPHAVIHTASPSYIDTPTNLIKANINGTKALLKAASACADTRAFVFTSSDSAVIPTQEPLSEGDSVLYDETNAPNTYAMSKAAAERLVIASHSEGLWAAAIRIPATYGEYDMNLVRQLVQSIRRKEHKMQVGNDTKVFEFLYVKKAAEAHILAMKALLDPETREKAGGQAFFVSDERPQKFFDFSRKLYAAAGYPVALEEVTKIPFFVMQAMASTAEWVYWIMTFGYIKPAMRRSAIDHLDSGCCWSLDKAKAVLGYEPVADQDEAIRKTMEWGIKAL is encoded by the coding sequence ATGGAGTCGTCAAAGAAAGTACTCGTCACCGGTGGAAGCGGCTTCTTGGGAGGACACGTAGTCCGACAACTACTCAACGATGCAGAAACAACAGTCGCCATCGTCAGCCGTCATCCCAAGATGCCAGCTGATGTTGCTGACGAGTCTCGGGTCTCCCTTCATGCGGCCGACTTGACCATACACAGCCAGATTGAACAGGTCTTTGAGACGTTCAGCCCGCATGCCGTTATTCATACAGCTTCGCCATCTTATATCGACACACCTACGAATCTGATAAAGGCAAACATCAATGGCACGAAAGCGTTACTGAAAGCTGCGTCGGCTTGTGCCGACACACGCGCTTTTGTGTTTACATCCTCTGATTCAGCTGTTATCCCTACACAAGAACCTCTATCCGAAGGGGATTCTGTTCTGTATGATGAGACGAATGCTCCGAATACTTACGCAATGTCAAAGGCTGCCGCTGAAAGACTCGTCATTGCTTCACATTCAGAAGGGCTTTGGGCTGCAGCTATACGAATACCAGCCACATATGGCGAATACGACATGAACCTCGTGCGTCAGCTCGTGCAAAGCATTCGAAGAAAAGAACACAAAATGCAAGTTGGCAATGATACAAAGGTATTCGAGTTCTTGTACGTCAAGAAAGCGGCTGAGGCACATATCCTCGCCATGAAAGCCCTTCTTGACCCAGAAACACGGGAGAAAGCTGGTGGTCAGGCATTCTTCGTCTCAGATGAAAGACCACAGAAATTCTTTGACTTCTCTCGGAAGTTATATGCAGCAGCTGGATATCCTGTTGCATTGGAGGAGGTTACCAAGATTCCGTTCTTTGTGATGCAGGCGATGGCGTCGACGGCTGAATGGGTTTATTGGATTATGACATTCGGATATATCAAGCCTGCCATGCGAAGGAGTGCTATTGATCATCTTGACTCTGGGTGCTGTTGGTCACTGGACAAAGCGAAGGCGGTGCTGGGATATGAGCCTGTTGCGGATCAGGATGAAGCTATCAGGAAGACTATGGAATGGGGAATAAAAGCTTTGTGA
- a CDS encoding hypothetical protein (EggNog:ENOG41~antiSMASH:Cluster_1.4), translated as MAQKFCTLCGTHIQTSAGAWAREFRATVQWRDPSISNVVPVDPRARYDGRQTDDDGFPIEVAEISIINSFHPNPPPEWCWGFLFHDACWSLLNFEEQVDLGDLFRLCVSTPIGPDMLLNFGHDYGNIGSMNYEGGIEVLVSDLKSPNYASDMLKANPFEIPALRKSINFAARMQQDAFQSILDRSTLSADKDVFNYFPPEILERIVMFLPSPDVHSLRLASRVFATLSLSERFWASRFIEGHEFDYLPEVFATPPTSWRALYLSLHIWASENSGMSNRSRVWLSVIDLHETLGQMKNVECLGSVISTVLEPEAPKSMPERESLITAERYIFEPGTHFMGGSRVLRARSGKFPQHLKIILMSVSFVDTPAGLFISGLMFVGADGVFVSLGYTHKSQIEHITFPEDQHVKGFEVALDVCGFRAIAAITQDGTTSSWAGDPADYPRRRLTDVEGISLIVAQFDALKLVSLSRDRKTKKLQEPSDRLLWHPEIPSPEIFLDGLQPLDEDVSSDVPIMTVFFGENDGRYIRQMTAINTHIFDWCHVDRLSFEFMDDSIERCLGDVEYEIEQFDRVPLSFPDHGNSTGHLEIDGGSGEEIESFEVQFDEDIILGLKFNLNTNRTELVSNGDDPFDLPWTKVTPRGKKIIGMFSQGAKNRWGAKTFHNLGFISTNEEQE; from the exons ATGGCGCAGAAGTTCTGCACTTTATGTGGGACACACATTCAGACCTCAGCGGGGGCATGGGCTAGGGAATTTCGCGCCA CTGTCCAATGGCGCGATCCAAGTATCAGCAACGTCGTTCCAGTGGATCCTAGGGCACGCTACGATGGTCGACAGACGGACGACGACGGCTTTCCCATTGAAGTTGCTGagatctccatcatcaattcCTTCCATCCCAATCCCCCTCCCGAGTGGTGCTGGGGCTTCTTGTTCCACGATGCTTGCTGGAGTCTGTTGAACTTTGAAGAACAAGTTGATCTTGGTGATCTCTTTCGACTCTGCGTCTCAACACCTATCGGTCCTGACATGCTTCTCAACTTTGGGCACGACTATGGTAACATTGGGTCAATGAACTATGAGGGGGGCATCGAGGTATTGGTATCTGATCTTAAAAGTCCAAACTATGCGTCAGATATGCTCAAGGCGAATCCTTTTGAGATCCCCGCCCTCAGGAAGTCCATTAACTTCGCTGCCCGTATGCAGCAGGATGCGTTTCAGTCCATTCTCGACCGATCAACCCTCAGCGCAGACAAGGATGTCTTCAATTACTTCCCTCCAGAGATCCTTGAGAGGATTGTGATgtttcttccatctcctGACGTTCACTCTCTCCGCCTAGCATCTCGTGTATTCGCAACCCTCAGCCTGTCCGAACGCTTCTGGGCTTCACGATTTATAGAGGGGCACGAGTTTGACTACCTTCCTGAAGTCTTCGCGACCCCCCCAACATCATGGAGAGCTCTCTATCTCTCACTTCACATCTGGGCGTCTGAAAACAGCGGAATGAGCAACCGCAGCCGTGTCTGGCTATCCGTCATAGACCTCCACGAAACACTTGGCCAGATGAAAAATGTGGAATGCCTTGGGAGCGTCATCAGCACGGTTCTTGAGCCCGAGGCACCAAAGTCCATGCCGGAACGTGAGTCCTTGATTACTGCAGAAAGATATATTTTCGAACCGGGAACTCACTTCATGGGCGGCTCTCGTGTACTGCGAGCCCGGTCCGGAAAATTCCCCCAGCATCTCAAGATAATTCTCATGTCTGTATCATTTGTCGACACTCCAGCTGGGCTATTCATCTCTGGGCTCATGTTTGTTGGCGCTGATGGCGTGTTTGTGTCTCTGGGATACACTCACAAGTCCCAAATAGAACACATAACGTTTCCCGAAGATCAACATGTCAAAGGTTTCGAAGTGGCCTTGGACGTGTGTGGCTTTCGAGCAATCGCGGCCATTACTCAGGATGGCACTACGTCCTCGTGGGCTGGAGATCCGGCGGACTACCCCAGGAGACGTCTCACCGATGTCGAGGGCATTTCCCTCATCGTTGCCCAATTCGAT GCGCTTAAACTTGTGTCGTTAAGCCGGGATCGTAAAACAAAGAAACTGCAAGAACCAAGCGACAGATTGCTCTGGCATCCCGAAATCCCATCTCCCGAAATATTCTTGGACGGACTACAACCCCTCGACGAAGATGTCAGCTCCGACGTTCCCATCATGACAGTTTTCTTTGGCGAGAACGACGGTCGATACATACGACAAATGACGGCGATAAACACCCACATCTTCGACTGGTGTCACGTTGACCGCCTCAGCTTTGAGTTCATGGACGATAGTATAGAGCGAtgtcttggagatgttgagtaTGAAATAGAGCAATTCGATCGCGTGCCGCTAAGCTTCCCAGACCACGGCAATTCCACGGGACACTTGGAAATTGACGGCGGAAGTggtgaagagattgagagCTTCGAGGTTCAGTTTGACGAAGATATTATCTTGGGACTCAAG TtcaatctcaacaccaatcgTACTGAGCTTGTGAGCAACGGTGACGATCCCTTTGATCTGCCGTGGACCAAGGTTACTCCGCGTGGTAAAAAGATCATTGGCATGTTTTCGCAGGGCGCTAAGAATCGATGGGGT GCCAAGACGTTCCATAATTTGGGCTTCATTTCTACTAACGAGGAACAGGAATAG
- a CDS encoding hypothetical protein (EggNog:ENOG41~antiSMASH:Cluster_1.4~SMCOG1106:major facilitator transporter) yields MAEKITDDLKHTQSIKEGTINDASVAEALTLCRDADEIETSPELDKALRWKLDLRLMPLLCFTYALQSIDKNTISYAAVFGLREDLNLKGDEFSWTGTVIAWGAVLMAHGAVNNFTTLIVVRVLLGALEAAINPGTMLLFSMYYMRKEQPLRMGIWIGSAGMGYIIAGIASFGIGHVKSALPSWRLLFLIWGAVTVAWGVILLFLLPGAPMRAKFLTADEKARVVARVRGNGTGIENKHFKMVQFWEAMFDVKTWLLFLFALTSNSPNGGLSAFQGLIIKGAGFSTLDTTLYQMPSGAVQLVACVLAW; encoded by the exons ATGGCAGAGAAAATAACAGACGACTTGAAACATACCCAATCTATCAAAGAGGGAACCATAAACGATGCCTCCGTAGCTGAAGCTTTGACATTGTGTCGTGATGCAGATGAGATCGAGACAAGTCCTGAGCTCGATAAGGCTCTACGATGGAAGTTGGACCTGAGACTTATGCCTCTACTCTGCTTCACCTACGCACTGCAGTCAATTGACAAGAATACCATCAGCTATGCTGCCGTGTTCGGGCTACGAGAAGATCTCAATCTGAAGGGAGATGAGTTCTCCTGGACCG GAACT GTCATCGCCTGGGGCGCTGTTCTCATGGCTCACGGAGCCGTCAACAACTTCACAACCCTCATCGTCGTACGCGTCCTTCTCGGCGCCCTCGAAGCAGCCATAAACCCTGGCACAATGCTCCTCTTCAGTATGTACTACATGCGAAAAGAGCAGCCTCTCCGTATGGGTATATGGATTGGCTCAGCAGGTATGGGCTACATCATCGCTGGTATAGCAAGCTTCGGCATAGGCCACGTCAAGTCTGCTCTGCCATCCTGGCGATTACTTTTCCTTATCTGGGGAGCTGTTACAGTTGCTTGGGGCGTTATTCTCCTGTTCTTGCTCCCGGGTGCGCCTATGAGAGCGAAGTTTCTGACggctgatgagaaggcgAGAGTTGTGGCGAGGGTGAGGGGGAATGGTACGGGTATTGAGAATAAGCATTTTAAGATGGTGCAGTTTTGGGAGGCGATGTTTGATGTGAAGActtggttgttgttcttgtttgCTCTGACGAGCAACTCGCCCAATGGAGGCTTATCCGCG TTTCAAGGTCTCATCATTAAAGGTGCTGGCTTCAGTACCCTCGATACCACGCTGTATCAGATGCCATCAGGTGCAGTCCAACTGGTCGCATGCGTGTTAGCCTGGTAA